The following coding sequences lie in one Pan paniscus chromosome X, NHGRI_mPanPan1-v2.0_pri, whole genome shotgun sequence genomic window:
- the LOC129395349 gene encoding sperm protein associated with the nucleus on the X chromosome C-like: MYTMGQQSSAGGVKRSTPCESNEVNETMPETSRGDSQPEPAPKKSKASDSSTVLVLSYRREVRRRYSVSDELVNDHSRENRVNRLQIDEEEFTQISVQTAANQKEDAAVNLGQ; this comes from the exons ATGTATACAATGGGCCAACAATCCAGTGCTGGCGGGGTGAAGAGAAGCACCCCGTGTGAATCCAACGAGGTGAATGAGACG ATGCCAGAGACGTCAAGGGGGGACTCACAGCCAGAACCCGCTCCTAAGAAATCAAAAGCATCGGACTCCTCGACCGTATTAGTGCTTTCCTACAGGAGAGAGGTTAGAAGACGTTACTCCGTCTCCGATGAATTGGTGAATGACCACTCCCGAGAGAACCGAGTCAACCGCCTCCAAATAGACGAGGAAGAATTCACGCAGATTTCTGTGCAAACAGCTGCAAACCAGAAGGAAGATGCTGCCGTTAACCTTgggcaatga